GACGTAGAGATCCGTTTCAAATATGATGAGCAGGATCTGGCCGGAACAGATGTAGATTATCTTTTCCTGGCCTGTCAGAATGCTGAAGGATTCTGGCTTCGCGCCAGTAACAGAACCATCGATAGAACAAACAAGGTTCTGAAAGTAAATACCAGGCATTTCAGCGATTGGTCCATAGAAACTTCTATCCGGCTCGTCAACAAAGGGAAGTCTGTTCTTACTGTTGGAGAGACCACCAGTTTTGTAGTGTACATAGATCCTGCTTTAGGAGAAGAAGAGCAGGATGGTTATTTGCATCTGCTGCTGCCGGAATACGGCGTTGCCGACAAGAACATCAAAGAATGGAAAGTTTTTGGAGTTGGCTCAATTTCAAAAAGCAAAACGCTGGAAGCTACTTATAAGGCGCCGGCTGCCATCGCTGCTTCTTCTACTGATATTGTGGAAGCTACTGTTGTGAATGTGCTGAATGAAATAGACCCAACTGTTTTTGGTAGTGGTGGTACACTTATCATACGCGAGAATGTGCAATTGGAAAAAGAAGAATATTTCTATTGGTCTCTCAAAGGATCAAAGTTCTCGGGAGGAATAACTGTGGCGCAGGCTGCCAATGGAAGAACTGCAATATCAGTGAACAATGGCGCTAATTCACTGAGCATTCAGTTCTCCGGCCAACGTACAGGTTCCTTCAGTCCGGGTGATATGGAGCAGGGCGGTAAACTGGCTGTGGTAGGCTCTTTGAACGGAAAGATCTATCAGACTTCCCATACCAAATGCGAAAGCAATGAAAAGGAATACGGACAAGGCAGTCTTTCCATTACCAAATACGGTGATGTTGGTGGATACATCGAGGGCAGCTTATCTGTGGGCAGCTTTCATGTTGATGGCTGTGATGCGGAAAATGGAATGATCCTGGGCAGCTTCAGGGTGAAACGAAAAGGATAAAAGTATAAAGTCTTTTTTAGTCACATGTGCGGAGCCGGGGTTACCTCAAAAAGGTAGCCCCTTTATACTTTCTTCCCTAATTCCGCCAGGTACTGCGAAGGCGTTTTCCCGAATTGCTTACTGAAGTCCCTCGAAAAATTACTGTTGATGCTGTATCCCACCATACCGGCCACTTCATTGATCTTGTAACTGCCTTCTGCCAGCAGTTCGGCTGCGAGTTTCAGTCGTGATAAATTGATCAGCTCATTCGGTGTCAGATCAGACAGTGCTTTGATCTTACGATAGAAGCTGGTGCGGCTCATGTTCATCAGCCGGGATAGTTTATCTACATCGAGTTCCGTATCGGTGATATGCGCATTGATCACTGTATGCAGTTGCTCCAGGAACTCTTTGTCTGCTTTGGAGCTGGCGATCCCTTTGATATGGGTGAGTGGCGTGCGTGCAAAATATTCCTTGAGTGTATTGCGGTTGCTGAGCAGGTTGCTGATCTGCGCCTGCAGATGTTCGAAGGCGAATGGTTTTTCAATATAGGCATCGGCGCCCACTTCCAGTCCCTCGATACGGGAGGTCATCGTATTCTTTGCAGTCAGTAGTATGATGGGAATATGACTGAACTGCAGATCGGTTTTTATCTTTTTACACAATTCTATTCCATCCATCACGGGCATCATGATATCGCTGATCACCAGGTGGATATTTTCCCTGTTCAATACTTCCAATGCCTCTTCTCCGTTTCCGGCTCTTGAAATAGTGTAAGCCGCCTGCAATTCATTTTTCAGGAAACTGAGGATCTCTTTATTGTCTTCCACCAGCAGCAGGTGCAGTTTTCCGGGATCTGAATCCTTCAATGATGATTCTTCTTCCGCTGTTGTATGTTCTGTTTCGATGGTTTCATAATCCTGCAGATCGATCTCATGTTCCTGGTGAATAGGAATGGAAAGCAGGAATACGTTGAAAGCTCCATCGGGTTGCTGCAGATCGAGAATGCCTTTATGCAGCTCTGCGAGTGAGCGGGAGAGAGGAAGCCCGATGCCGGTGCCGGGTTGTTTTTCATTTTCCTTCAACCTGTAGAAGGGCTCAAAGATCTTTTCCTTCAATTCATAGGGGATGAGATGACCGTCATTGCGGATCTCGATATTGAAAACCTGGTCGTTGCTATTGAATGGTTTCAAGCGAACAGTAACAGAACCGGCAGCGTACTTGATGGCATTGTTGAGGAGATTGCTCATGATCTTGCGGAAGGCTTCTGTGTCAACATAAGCCTGCAGTGGCATACGCGGCATCTCCAGTTTGAGCTGGAGTTTCTTCTCCTCGGCAATGGGTTTGAAGGCATGGAACAGTTCTTTCAGCACATCGCTGATATCTGTCCTGATAAAATTCAGGCTGAACTTGTTAGCCTCTGCCTTGCGGAAGTCGAGCAACTGATCCGTGAGATCGATCAGCCGGTTGGTATTCTTCTTCATCATGTCCAAACTTTCTGTTAATGAAGCATTGTGGGTATTCGTTCTCATCAATTTGTCCAGTGGCAGTTTGATGAGCGTGAGCGGGGTGCGGATCTCATGGGCGATATTGGTAAAGAATTCGATCTTGGCATTGTAAATCTCCCTTTCTTTTTCCATTTCCAGGGTATCGATCATGCGCTTGTTCTTTTCCTTGACGGCAATATGGTAATAGCGCAGGATGATGAACAGGATACCTGCTCCGGTGAGTGCATACAAAGCATAAGCCCACCAGCTGGCCCACCATGGCGGAAGGATATGAATGCGCAGTGTGGTTTCTTTTGGATTCCACACATCGCCGGCCGCAGAGCCTTTCACCCTGAACAGGTACTTGCCTGGTGACAACTTGGTATAGTAGATGCGGCGGTTGCTTTGCATCTGGATCCAGTCTTTATCGAGCCCCTGCATCTTGTACATATACTCATTGGTGCCGGGCATGGAATAGCTGAGCGCGGCAACATCCAGGCTGAGTGTACTTCGGTCATACGGCAACGTGATCTCCTCCGTGTAGAGGATCGATTGCGGCAGGGAAGATCCATCGCGGTTCACAAGCTGATCTTTATTGTTCACCTGCAGGTGCGTGATATATACAGGTGGTACAAAGGATGGTGATTTGAAATGTGCGGGGTTGAAGCTGATCATGCCTTTCACAGATCCGAAATACATGGTGCCGTCGGGCGCTTTATATCCGGAATTGTAATTGAACTGATCACTGAGCAATCCCTGTGCAGTGGTGTACAGTTTTCCATTTTCTCCATGAGAGTCCATATTGAAAAGGCCACGTGAGGTGGAGACCCAGAGCAATCCATTATCATCTTCCAAAACCCTGAACACCTGGTCGGGCAGGTTATCGTATCTCCTGAATTGCCTGGTGCGCGGATCGTAACTGCAGAGGCCGTTCTCGGTACAGAACCAGAAATGACCGCGACTGTCGCGATACAAACTGTTCACATAATTATTGCATAGGCTATTACTGTTATTCGGATCGAAGCGAAGATTGCCGCTTTGATTGTTGGCGGGATTGTAAAAATACACGCCGTTGCCATAAGAGCAGAACCAGATGGTTCCCTGGTCATCTTCGGTGATGCCCTGTACCTGTGTATTGAAACCGGGGATGGTAGTAAAATCATCGGTGGCTCTGTTGTATTTGAGAAGACCGGTCCAGGTGCCCACCAGCACTTCGTTCTTACGTGTTTTGTAAAGTGTAACGATGAAGTTGCTGTGCAACTGGTTCGGCGCATCGCCGGCCTTGTAATGCCGTACCACTTTTTCTGTGCGGAGGTCCATCACATCGAGGCCATGCTCGTAGGTGCCGATCCAGAGCTCGTTCCCGCAGGCTACCAGTCCATGTATATTTTGATAGCTGATGCTGCCACTGCCTGAATTGGGCAGGAATTGTTTGATAGCGCCGGTGCGCGGGTCCAGTTTGTGCAGGCCGGCATCTTCCGTACCGATCCAGATATTTTGTTTTTCATCCTGGCAGATCTCATGCACGAGATTGCCTCCTAACCTGTCGGGACCATTATGGGGAAAGTATTTCTGGAAACGGTTCGTCTGTTGCGAAAAATAATTGATGCCACCAAAGAATGTTCCTACCCAGGTACCGCCTTCCTTGTCCTGGCAAAATGAATAGATCACATTGTCTGTAATAGAGTAGGGATTTCCATATTCTTTTTGTACAAGATTAGTGATGCCCTTATACAGGTCATAAATATAGATGCCGGTTTCTGTACCCAGCCACCAGGTGGTGGGTGATTGCCGGATGATCTTGTGTAACTGTATTACACCCTTTTTACCGGAAGCGGTAAATACATCCTGTTGTGTTCTTGTGTGTATATTAAAAAGATAAACTTTATCCATGGTGCCGAAGAGCACAAGACTGTCGTTGAAAGGATAGATATCCTGAATATTGGTGTAGGGCTGCTTTACAGGCAGTTCATAAGTGATGAATTCTTTCTTTCCTGTATTATATTTTTTTATTTGTCCATTACTGTTGGCTGTCCAGCAATCACCCTGCTCTGACAATGTGAGTACCAGTTCCTGTGCAGAGCCGCTGTCGAATTTTTGCAGGGATCTGTTGGACGGATTGTATTTGTACAAATGGAAATCGCAAATGATCCAGACCTGTTGTTCATTATCCGCTTTGATATAGCGAACTTCACCGGCAGGTAATTGATCGAAAAAATAGAAGCGGTCTTCTTTGGGGTTGTAGCGGTAAATGCCTTTGTAAGTGCCGATCCATAATTGTTCCTGGTCGTCTTCATACAAACTCAATACGGAATTGCTGCCGATACTGGTGCTGTCGTGCGGATCATGTTTGAAGATGCGGAAGCTGTTACCATCAAAGCGGTTCAATCCATTTCTCGTACCGAACCACATGAATCCTTTTTTATCCTGCAATATGGTTGTTATCGTATTGCTGGAGATCCCGTTGCCTGCCTGATAGTTCCTGAAATAATACGACTGTGCATGTGCTCCGGACTGCACAGTGCAGGAGAGCAGCAGTAGCACAAGCATTCGTATGGTGAAATGAGAGAGCATTTATCCAGTGATCAAATGTAGGTATTGCAATTGAAAAAAGACAGTTGCAGGGATTTGCGCAAGTAATTGTTTGCTAGTTGTTTATCCCTTCGTATCTTAAATTGGTACATTTTGATCAAAAAATGGAACGGACAGATACCGGTGCTGGACAAATAATATTTTCTTTCGTAGTTGAATATCTGTTTCTTCAATTATCAACGCTTATACCAAAACGATTGCATTATGCCAGGTAGCACTCACTGGGTAAAACATTACGCCCCGCTTCTCTGCTTATTGGTATTTCCCGTACTGGCTTTTTCACAGAGCCGGACACTTACAGGGAAAGTAACAGCCAGGAAAGACAATCAGCCAGTCTCTTCGGTTTCGATCCAGCTCAAGGGTAGATCAGCCGGTACTTCCACAGGAGACAATGGCGAATATTCCATCACCGTCACCAGTTCCGATACCATCATTGCTTCTTCCATCGGTTACCGCCGGTTTGAAGCAGCGGTGAAAGACCTCACAACGCTGAACATTGTGCTGGAAGAGGCCGATGATGCGCTGGCCGATGTGGTAGTAGTAGGTTATGGTACACAGAAGAAAGGCGATCTTACCGGATCGCTGAGCTCTGTGAACAGTAAGGACATTAAATCATTGCCGGTATCCAATGCCGGTGATGCTATTCAGGGGCGTGCTGCCGGTGTGCAGATCGTTTCCTCGGGATCGCCGGGCAGCAATGCCACTATCCGCATCCGCGGTATCGGCACCATCAACAACAGTGACCCGCTGCTGGTGATAGACGGAGTGCCTACCGATGTTCCGCTCAATACGATCAGTCCTGATGATATCGCAAGCATCGAGATCCTGAAAGATGCATCCGCTGCCGCCATCTATGGTTCCCGCGGCGCCAACGGCGTTGTACTGATTTCCACAAAACGCGGAGTATCGGGAAAAGGCGCGCTCGATTTCAAAGCCTTTTATGGTTCGCAGAATGCTACATCCATGGTGGACCTGCTGAATGCTTCACAGTTCGCTTCCCTGCACAATGAAATGATGAGCAATAACGGTCAGGCACAGAATCCTGCATTCGCCAATCCCCCTTCCCTGGGAGCCGGCACCAATTGGCTGGATCTGCTCTTCCGTTCAGCTCCCATGCAGAATTATTCGATGGCCTATTCAGGTGGCGGTCCTAAATCCACCTTCTATGTATCCGGCGCAATGCTTGACCAGCAGGGCATCGTGATCAATACCAGTTACAAACGTTACACGCTTCAGTTCAATCATGATTCAAGAGTGTTCGACTGGCTCCGTTTCGGCAATAACCTCACCATGAGCCATGATATCAAAAAGAACGGCTCCTATGATATCCGAAACACAATGGCAGCCCTGCCAACGCAGGCTGTGTACAATGCCGATGGAAGTTATGCAGGACCGGTAGGCCAACCCTCATGGGTAGGCGATATTGCCAACCCGATCGGTAAGGCAACTATCAACGATAACAAAACGGCTGGTTATAATATTCTCGGTAATGTGTTTGCCGAGCTTACGCTGTTCAAAGACCTCAAATTCAAAACCACCGGCGGCATGCAGGCGATGTTCTGGGACAGCAGGAGCTGGAGCCCCAAATACAACTGGCAGCCGATCCCGCAACCCAACTCTTCCCTTTTTCAGCAATACAATAAAAGCCTCACCTGGCTCTGGGATAATTATTTTACGTATGAAAGATCCTTTCAAGGCGGCCATCGCGTCACTGCTATGGCCGGTACCAGCGCACAGACCAATCGCTATGACAATATGGACGGCTCCATCCAGAAATTTGCCAGCAATGCCACTCAGCAGCTGGACAATGGCACTGTTGATCCAACAGTGGGCGGCACCGGTAATGAATGGGCGCTGTTGTCATTCATAGGTCGCATCAACTATGCATACAAGAGCAAATATCTTTTGACTGCAACCATTCGCCGCGACGGCTCTTCCCGTTTCGGTGATGAAAATAAATACGGCACTTTCCCTTCCGCTTCCGCCGCCTGGCGGATCTCTGAAGAAGACTTCTTCAAGGATATAACTTTTGTGAATGATCTGAAACTTCGTGCAGGCTATGGCGTTACCGGTAACCAGAATATCGGCAACTATTCATTTGCTTCCGTGTTACAGACTGTTCAATACAATTTCAACGGAACCCCGGTGAACGCCATCGTGCCGCAGGCCATTCCAAATCCCGGCGTTAGATGGGAAAAAGTGGAACAGGCAAATATCGGTATCGATGCGAGCTTTCTCAGGAACCGCGTGAATGTTACACTGGATGCGTATCTGAAGAATACAAGAGATATGCTGGTGCCCATGTCTGTGCCCATTTCCACCGGGTATTCGGATATAGTAGTACCCAGCATCAATCTTGGTCATGTACAGAACAGGGGTATCGAACTGGCAGTGAATACGAAAAATCTCACCGGTGAATTTGAATGGAACACCAGCTTCAATGTGAGTTATAACCAGAACAGGATCATGAGCCTGAACGACAGCGTTCCATTATATGCCGGCAGCATTGGACTGAACCAGAACCTTGCCATCCAGCATGCGGGAGGTTATCCCGTGAATGAATTCTATGGTTTTGTTACAAGCGGTATTTTCCAGAACCAGAAAGAAGTGGACGACTGGGCCGTGCAGGTGCCCGGTTCGGATGCGAACAACAGAACGTCACCCGGCGA
This portion of the Pseudobacter ginsenosidimutans genome encodes:
- a CDS encoding two-component regulator propeller domain-containing protein — protein: MLVLLLLSCTVQSGAHAQSYYFRNYQAGNGISSNTITTILQDKKGFMWFGTRNGLNRFDGNSFRIFKHDPHDSTSIGSNSVLSLYEDDQEQLWIGTYKGIYRYNPKEDRFYFFDQLPAGEVRYIKADNEQQVWIICDFHLYKYNPSNRSLQKFDSGSAQELVLTLSEQGDCWTANSNGQIKKYNTGKKEFITYELPVKQPYTNIQDIYPFNDSLVLFGTMDKVYLFNIHTRTQQDVFTASGKKGVIQLHKIIRQSPTTWWLGTETGIYIYDLYKGITNLVQKEYGNPYSITDNVIYSFCQDKEGGTWVGTFFGGINYFSQQTNRFQKYFPHNGPDRLGGNLVHEICQDEKQNIWIGTEDAGLHKLDPRTGAIKQFLPNSGSGSISYQNIHGLVACGNELWIGTYEHGLDVMDLRTEKVVRHYKAGDAPNQLHSNFIVTLYKTRKNEVLVGTWTGLLKYNRATDDFTTIPGFNTQVQGITEDDQGTIWFCSYGNGVYFYNPANNQSGNLRFDPNNSNSLCNNYVNSLYRDSRGHFWFCTENGLCSYDPRTRQFRRYDNLPDQVFRVLEDDNGLLWVSTSRGLFNMDSHGENGKLYTTAQGLLSDQFNYNSGYKAPDGTMYFGSVKGMISFNPAHFKSPSFVPPVYITHLQVNNKDQLVNRDGSSLPQSILYTEEITLPYDRSTLSLDVAALSYSMPGTNEYMYKMQGLDKDWIQMQSNRRIYYTKLSPGKYLFRVKGSAAGDVWNPKETTLRIHILPPWWASWWAYALYALTGAGILFIILRYYHIAVKEKNKRMIDTLEMEKEREIYNAKIEFFTNIAHEIRTPLTLIKLPLDKLMRTNTHNASLTESLDMMKKNTNRLIDLTDQLLDFRKAEANKFSLNFIRTDISDVLKELFHAFKPIAEEKKLQLKLEMPRMPLQAYVDTEAFRKIMSNLLNNAIKYAAGSVTVRLKPFNSNDQVFNIEIRNDGHLIPYELKEKIFEPFYRLKENEKQPGTGIGLPLSRSLAELHKGILDLQQPDGAFNVFLLSIPIHQEHEIDLQDYETIETEHTTAEEESSLKDSDPGKLHLLLVEDNKEILSFLKNELQAAYTISRAGNGEEALEVLNRENIHLVISDIMMPVMDGIELCKKIKTDLQFSHIPIILLTAKNTMTSRIEGLEVGADAYIEKPFAFEHLQAQISNLLSNRNTLKEYFARTPLTHIKGIASSKADKEFLEQLHTVINAHITDTELDVDKLSRLMNMSRTSFYRKIKALSDLTPNELINLSRLKLAAELLAEGSYKINEVAGMVGYSINSNFSRDFSKQFGKTPSQYLAELGKKV
- a CDS encoding SusC/RagA family TonB-linked outer membrane protein, giving the protein MPGSTHWVKHYAPLLCLLVFPVLAFSQSRTLTGKVTARKDNQPVSSVSIQLKGRSAGTSTGDNGEYSITVTSSDTIIASSIGYRRFEAAVKDLTTLNIVLEEADDALADVVVVGYGTQKKGDLTGSLSSVNSKDIKSLPVSNAGDAIQGRAAGVQIVSSGSPGSNATIRIRGIGTINNSDPLLVIDGVPTDVPLNTISPDDIASIEILKDASAAAIYGSRGANGVVLISTKRGVSGKGALDFKAFYGSQNATSMVDLLNASQFASLHNEMMSNNGQAQNPAFANPPSLGAGTNWLDLLFRSAPMQNYSMAYSGGGPKSTFYVSGAMLDQQGIVINTSYKRYTLQFNHDSRVFDWLRFGNNLTMSHDIKKNGSYDIRNTMAALPTQAVYNADGSYAGPVGQPSWVGDIANPIGKATINDNKTAGYNILGNVFAELTLFKDLKFKTTGGMQAMFWDSRSWSPKYNWQPIPQPNSSLFQQYNKSLTWLWDNYFTYERSFQGGHRVTAMAGTSAQTNRYDNMDGSIQKFASNATQQLDNGTVDPTVGGTGNEWALLSFIGRINYAYKSKYLLTATIRRDGSSRFGDENKYGTFPSASAAWRISEEDFFKDITFVNDLKLRAGYGVTGNQNIGNYSFASVLQTVQYNFNGTPVNAIVPQAIPNPGVRWEKVEQANIGIDASFLRNRVNVTLDAYLKNTRDMLVPMSVPISTGYSDIVVPSINLGHVQNRGIELAVNTKNLTGEFEWNTSFNVSYNQNRIMSLNDSVPLYAGSIGLNQNLAIQHAGGYPVNEFYGFVTSGIFQNQKEVDDWAVQVPGSDANNRTSPGDVKFRDLNNDGQINDDDRTFIGNPNPSFIFAMNNNFAYRGFDLSIFLQGIAGNDIYNANRIWQEGMAVAQNQTTAVLDRWRGEGTSNSMPRAVFNDPNKNTRVSDRFVEDGSYLRIKNITLGYTLPRSLVQRAKMSSLRVYISCQNLVTFTKYTGFDPEVPSNGIDLNVYPVTRTISAGINLSF